A part of Microbulbifer sp. MI-G genomic DNA contains:
- a CDS encoding PKD domain-containing protein, giving the protein MRIVKKCVVPIGFVLLAGFSTQSLAAGTCPVDGSDTVVPLSSFDPPPQAGTPKLTPDDVITFLNEKNITTMKGFLDVMPDHMLKNFALIEHTETPGKSSIEYPRILMFGSDARFMVNIPTDPTDPDYEKLDVSYRHDDGNWEFSQFDFTTTPATLNKNPASCIQCHGSPARPFWQQYLNWPGVFGDDDSDTNAPETLEPRHARRFRELKTGQGNPDRFHNLLWEDRYEDYRAQHLKDNVYGFAMSIFNMAIASQVAEGVSLRLESHPNWTDVRHEFLYSQYCDRRARLAGPEQKDKIGQLIDSLGGSGNTIIDFYAALGMDVDQEFKIHWLRTDPTPPADDYNINTDSFWGVMSGLILDDLRQADPNIKNILQSGPNNFGVFGCPNLGRSTDEVLDYKMLHYYKIRGEARQQVQETFFDVDISRTDQVVTDQVRAPLCNYLASNLDTSIPDSNNGNKLPIANANGPYSGQVHTSISFSSNGSSDPDGSITAYSWDFGDGNSSPLASPDHTYTSTGLFNAKLTVTDDNGDSRADTATVTIISGDVSGLENVCLTEEPHPSNEHQLISADAVCVPASTNPNNIQYYWIYVPEDTSSIQINSGYGSGNGNVYYKSSTWATSTTYDQNSSNPDNTESITVFNPSSGYRYISVIGAHLGMTLQVALEY; this is encoded by the coding sequence ATGCGGATCGTCAAAAAGTGCGTAGTACCTATTGGTTTCGTTCTATTGGCAGGATTTTCAACTCAATCTCTTGCCGCAGGCACCTGTCCCGTAGATGGCTCTGACACAGTAGTGCCTTTGAGCAGCTTTGATCCTCCACCACAGGCCGGAACACCGAAACTGACCCCGGATGATGTGATTACTTTTCTAAATGAAAAGAATATCACCACCATGAAAGGTTTTCTGGATGTCATGCCTGATCATATGTTGAAGAATTTCGCATTGATCGAGCACACCGAGACACCGGGTAAATCCTCGATAGAATACCCACGCATCCTGATGTTTGGTTCAGACGCTCGGTTTATGGTGAATATTCCTACGGATCCCACCGATCCGGACTATGAAAAGCTTGATGTTTCTTATCGTCATGACGACGGTAACTGGGAATTTTCCCAATTCGACTTCACTACCACCCCAGCTACATTGAATAAAAATCCGGCCTCATGCATTCAGTGTCATGGCAGTCCTGCTCGCCCATTTTGGCAACAGTATTTGAACTGGCCCGGTGTGTTTGGTGATGATGACAGTGATACCAACGCCCCGGAGACTCTCGAACCCCGCCATGCCAGACGCTTTCGTGAATTGAAGACTGGCCAGGGCAACCCGGATCGTTTTCATAATTTATTATGGGAAGACCGGTACGAGGACTACCGGGCTCAGCACCTGAAAGACAATGTTTACGGTTTTGCCATGTCTATTTTCAATATGGCGATTGCCAGCCAGGTAGCCGAGGGGGTGTCATTGCGGTTGGAGAGTCATCCGAATTGGACTGATGTGCGCCATGAATTTCTGTACTCCCAGTATTGTGATCGTAGAGCAAGGCTTGCTGGGCCTGAACAGAAAGACAAAATTGGTCAGTTAATTGACTCTCTGGGTGGATCCGGTAATACCATTATAGATTTCTACGCAGCCCTGGGAATGGATGTAGACCAGGAATTTAAAATCCACTGGCTGCGCACTGATCCAACGCCACCCGCAGACGACTACAATATCAATACAGACAGTTTCTGGGGTGTTATGTCCGGGCTGATTCTGGATGACTTGAGACAAGCTGATCCCAATATAAAAAATATTCTGCAGTCTGGCCCCAATAACTTTGGTGTTTTTGGATGTCCAAATCTGGGACGCAGTACCGATGAGGTACTGGATTACAAGATGCTGCACTATTATAAAATCCGTGGCGAGGCACGTCAGCAAGTCCAGGAAACTTTTTTCGATGTTGATATTTCCCGTACTGATCAGGTTGTCACTGATCAGGTAAGAGCACCGCTGTGTAACTATCTCGCCTCCAACCTGGATACATCTATTCCGGATAGCAATAATGGTAATAAACTGCCTATTGCCAATGCCAATGGCCCCTACTCAGGTCAGGTGCATACCAGTATCAGTTTCAGTAGCAATGGCTCATCAGACCCTGACGGATCAATTACTGCATATAGCTGGGATTTTGGCGATGGCAACAGTAGTCCACTTGCCAGTCCAGATCACACCTATACCTCAACTGGTTTGTTTAATGCCAAGCTGACAGTAACTGATGACAATGGGGATAGCAGAGCAGACACTGCTACTGTGACAATAATATCAGGGGACGTGAGTGGCCTGGAAAATGTCTGTTTAACAGAAGAACCTCACCCCAGTAACGAGCACCAGTTGATTAGTGCCGATGCTGTGTGTGTACCCGCTAGTACAAACCCCAATAATATCCAGTACTATTGGATCTATGTACCTGAGGACACTAGTAGTATCCAGATCAACAGTGGTTATGGCAGTGGCAATGGCAACGTTTACTACAAATCCAGTACCTGGGCAACCTCGACCACCTATGACCAAAATTCAAGCAATCCAGATAATACGGAATCAATTACCGTATTCAACCCCAGTTCAGGTTATCGGTATATTAGTGTTATTGGTGCGCATTTAGGGATGACACTGCAGGTGGCATTGGAATATTGA